Proteins from one Calditrichota bacterium genomic window:
- a CDS encoding DUF2461 domain-containing protein: MPWFENDFVAFFLELKANNNKEWFHENKKRYEKMVKEPFHDFVAEMIGRIQKDDPSVAIQPKEAIFRINRDIRFAKDKTPYKTNVSAVISPGGRKDFSTPGIYFEFSPNGVQVYGGAHHVEKDQLLKVRTAIMKDPAEFNKVVKAISFITNFGELLGQKNKRLPKEFMDAAEKLPILFNKTFYYGATLDLDVLLSENLADQIYELYLAGKPFNSYFKKVTQ; this comes from the coding sequence ATGCCTTGGTTTGAAAATGATTTTGTAGCTTTCTTTTTAGAACTAAAAGCAAATAACAATAAAGAATGGTTTCATGAAAATAAAAAACGCTATGAGAAAATGGTTAAAGAACCCTTTCATGACTTTGTTGCGGAAATGATTGGCCGAATTCAAAAAGATGACCCCTCTGTGGCAATCCAACCCAAAGAGGCTATCTTCAGAATAAACCGCGATATCCGTTTTGCAAAAGATAAAACGCCCTATAAGACCAATGTTTCGGCAGTTATCTCTCCAGGTGGCAGAAAGGATTTTTCAACGCCAGGGATTTATTTTGAATTCAGCCCGAATGGTGTTCAGGTTTATGGGGGGGCGCATCATGTTGAAAAAGATCAACTACTAAAAGTGCGTACAGCGATCATGAAGGATCCTGCTGAGTTTAATAAAGTGGTAAAGGCAATATCTTTTATTACCAATTTCGGAGAATTGCTGGGTCAGAAAAACAAACGATTGCCAAAAGAGTTTATGGATGCCGCAGAAAAGCTGCCTATTCTTTTTAATAAAACTTTTTACTATGGAGCAACGCTTGACCTCGACGTTCTGCTTAGTGAAAACCTGGCAGATCAAATCTACGAGTTATATTTGGCTGGGAAACCGTTTAATTCGTATTTCAAAAAAGTGACACAATAG
- a CDS encoding HD-GYP domain-containing protein, with amino-acid sequence MIKRVCINDLRPGMFIVDVTDSWSKRLGIEKELYLTDQGLLQKLQQMGYKDVHIDTAKTKILKSKQKAPAKISEKKSSIQEKLSNAANVHKKTYKAVTSIMSDFKRSGKIRLGNIQEVVSDVVDCVLENKYIITGLGMMQSNNNALFEHAVNSLTLMVAFANSLAYDYEKQTELGTGALLHDIGMLEVPSNILNKRSKLLPDEMIEMRKHVKQGYEILKNIPGIPQSTLLMASQHHERINGSGYPLKLKGDKISEYGQMAGIIDVYHAATSDRGYRKGISPSQALAEILLKKNDMFNVELVGKFVKAIGIYPFGSLLKLKNGLAGIVVNIEEEDLLHPTMRIIYDQQKGGLIRPYDIYPGNYKKDSNYKIMGVKPIEELFLKKADISKYLGVQY; translated from the coding sequence GTGATTAAACGGGTATGCATAAATGACCTTCGGCCAGGTATGTTTATTGTGGATGTGACAGATAGCTGGAGTAAGCGCTTAGGTATAGAAAAGGAATTATATCTTACGGATCAAGGCCTTCTACAAAAACTGCAGCAGATGGGCTATAAAGATGTACATATTGATACAGCAAAAACTAAAATTCTTAAAAGCAAACAAAAGGCACCAGCTAAAATATCAGAAAAAAAATCATCTATTCAAGAAAAGCTTTCCAATGCTGCAAATGTACATAAAAAAACATACAAAGCCGTTACATCAATAATGAGTGATTTTAAAAGAAGCGGGAAAATTAGACTGGGTAACATTCAAGAAGTGGTTTCAGATGTTGTTGATTGCGTATTAGAAAATAAATACATAATTACCGGACTTGGCATGATGCAATCTAATAATAATGCTTTATTTGAACATGCGGTTAATAGTTTAACTTTGATGGTCGCCTTTGCAAATTCTCTTGCCTATGATTATGAAAAGCAAACGGAACTTGGGACGGGCGCGCTACTTCACGACATTGGCATGCTGGAAGTGCCTTCCAATATTTTAAATAAGCGTAGCAAACTTTTACCAGATGAAATGATCGAAATGAGAAAGCATGTTAAACAAGGCTATGAAATTCTGAAAAACATTCCAGGTATACCTCAAAGTACTTTGCTTATGGCCAGCCAACATCATGAACGGATTAACGGGTCAGGTTATCCTTTAAAACTAAAAGGGGATAAAATAAGTGAATATGGGCAAATGGCAGGAATTATTGACGTTTACCATGCAGCGACATCTGATAGGGGATATAGAAAAGGTATTTCTCCTTCGCAAGCCCTGGCTGAGATACTGTTGAAAAAAAATGACATGTTTAATGTTGAATTAGTTGGAAAATTTGTAAAAGCCATTGGTATTTATCCATTTGGCTCGCTTTTAAAACTTAAAAACGGATTAGCAGGAATAGTTGTAAACATCGAAGAGGAAGACCTTTTGCACCCAACGATGAGAATTATATATGATCAACAGAAAGGTGGATTAATAAGGCCTTACGATATTTACCCTGGGAATTATAAAAAGGACTCAAATTATAAAATTATGGGTGTTAAGCCTATAGAAGAACTATTCCTAAAAAAGGCGGATATTTCAAAATATTTAGGAGTCCAGTATTAA
- a CDS encoding isoprenylcysteine carboxylmethyltransferase family protein, with protein sequence MVFVIIQFALLFFMGIVTNWENIKMASIILILAAIILGLWAIFTMGIYKVNVLPDIKKGATLVTHGPYKLIRHPMYTSLLVLCTGLILSNPVWYMFLGFLFLLIDLVFKLRYEEKKLVAVFPEYEKYKSGTYYFIPFIY encoded by the coding sequence ATGGTTTTTGTCATAATCCAGTTTGCGCTTTTATTTTTTATGGGCATTGTAACAAATTGGGAAAATATAAAAATGGCTTCGATTATTCTAATTTTGGCAGCAATAATTTTAGGATTGTGGGCTATTTTTACAATGGGGATTTATAAGGTAAATGTTTTACCGGATATTAAAAAAGGGGCGACACTTGTTACGCATGGGCCTTATAAACTTATCCGTCATCCTATGTACACATCTTTGTTAGTGCTATGTACCGGATTAATATTGAGCAACCCGGTATGGTATATGTTTTTGGGCTTTTTATTTTTGTTGATCGATTTGGTTTTCAAACTCAGGTATGAAGAAAAAAAACTGGTGGCCGTTTTCCCCGAATATGAAAAATATAAATCCGGGACATATTATTTCATTCCATTTATATATTAA
- a CDS encoding VOC family protein, with protein MANAINWFEIPVSDLDRAKIFYEGIFNVKLDLNEMGPMKMAFFPIDPEASGSAGTLIKAEGYTPSHSGSIVYFSVNDIEGTLSNVNSSGGKTLVPKTSIGEHGFFAHFEDCEGNRVALHSQQ; from the coding sequence ATGGCAAATGCAATTAACTGGTTCGAAATACCTGTTTCTGACCTGGACAGGGCAAAAATTTTTTATGAAGGTATATTTAATGTAAAGCTGGACCTTAACGAAATGGGGCCAATGAAGATGGCTTTTTTTCCAATAGATCCTGAAGCAAGCGGGTCAGCAGGAACTTTAATCAAAGCCGAAGGATATACACCTTCACATTCCGGGTCAATTGTTTACTTTAGTGTAAATGACATTGAAGGAACACTTTCAAATGTTAACTCATCGGGAGGTAAAACACTGGTACCTAAAACAAGCATTGGGGAACATGGGTTTTTTGCCCATTTTGAAGATTGCGAAGGCAATCGTGTAGCATTACATTCACAACAATAA
- a CDS encoding VOC family protein, whose protein sequence is MANAINWFEIPATDHDRAVNFYSSVLGTDLQPMEMQGIKMAFLSNDPGEVGGSICTGEGYKPSADGAVVYLNGGEDLSTPLGRVEKAGGKVVMPKTKISDEIGYMAFFMDTEGNKIAFHSPK, encoded by the coding sequence ATGGCAAATGCAATCAACTGGTTTGAAATACCTGCAACCGATCATGACAGGGCAGTAAATTTTTATAGCTCTGTTCTTGGCACAGACCTACAACCTATGGAAATGCAAGGGATTAAAATGGCCTTTTTAAGCAATGATCCCGGTGAAGTAGGCGGCTCGATATGTACAGGCGAAGGATACAAACCTTCTGCTGATGGAGCAGTTGTATATCTGAATGGTGGTGAAGATCTTTCAACACCGCTTGGACGAGTAGAAAAAGCTGGCGGTAAAGTGGTTATGCCAAAAACTAAAATCTCTGATGAGATTGGTTATATGGCTTTTTTTATGGATACAGAAGGAAATAAAATCGCCTTTCATTCTCCAAAGTAG
- a CDS encoding serine hydrolase, with amino-acid sequence MFIILLSFISFTGIINMEKNTLKLEEEIKSKLAKHNGNFAVAFRTIEENPISLFLNENEIFHAASTMKTPVMIEVFKQAESGKFNLTDSLEIKNEFKSIVDGSGFSLEISRDGGEGLYDFIGKKKTISDLVYDMIIRSSNLATNIVIEFLDAKKVTQTMREMGANTIQVLRGVEDMKAYNAGLSNTTTAKDLLAIYEKIASGRAVSKSASKKMTDILLDQKYNSIIPALLPKSIKVAHKTGSISGVRHDSGIVILEDGNKYVLVLLSKNLEDPDGAVKTMAEVSKMIYEFVKHNN; translated from the coding sequence ATGTTCATTATATTGTTAAGTTTTATTTCATTTACGGGAATCATAAATATGGAAAAGAACACTTTAAAACTGGAAGAAGAGATTAAGAGCAAACTTGCCAAACATAATGGAAATTTTGCCGTGGCATTTAGAACAATTGAAGAAAACCCTATCTCACTTTTTCTAAATGAAAACGAAATTTTCCACGCGGCCAGTACAATGAAAACGCCGGTAATGATTGAAGTTTTTAAGCAAGCGGAAAGCGGAAAATTTAATCTTACAGATTCACTTGAAATAAAAAATGAGTTTAAAAGCATTGTCGACGGATCCGGTTTTAGTTTAGAAATTTCCCGTGATGGAGGTGAGGGGCTTTATGATTTTATTGGAAAGAAAAAAACAATTTCTGATCTTGTTTATGATATGATTATCCGCAGCAGTAATCTGGCCACAAACATTGTCATCGAGTTTCTTGATGCAAAAAAAGTTACCCAAACCATGCGCGAAATGGGGGCAAATACTATTCAGGTTTTGCGTGGTGTTGAAGATATGAAAGCCTATAATGCTGGTTTAAGCAACACAACAACTGCCAAAGATTTACTGGCTATTTATGAAAAAATCGCTTCTGGTCGCGCTGTAAGTAAATCGGCTTCTAAAAAAATGACAGACATTTTATTAGATCAAAAATACAATTCGATTATCCCGGCGCTGCTTCCTAAAAGTATTAAAGTCGCCCATAAAACAGGATCTATTAGCGGTGTTCGACATGACTCAGGAATTGTAATTTTAGAAGATGGGAATAAATATGTCCTGGTTCTGCTTTCCAAAAATTTGGAAGACCCTGATGGCGCGGTAAAAACCATGGCGGAAGTTTCAAAAATGATTTATGAGTTCGTCAAACATAATAATTAA
- a CDS encoding DMT family transporter, translating to MGEKKQRTLAIVLLLATSVIWGSSFILIKKGLFVYSVEQVALLRILFAYIVLLPTAIFHIKKYLKPHGWQLFISGLTGNLIPAFLFAKAQTQLESGITGVLNALTPLFTLLVGIFLFHLKIYRKQVAGILIGLAGSIGLSLINKSGALGTINYFVFFVILASFLYGFNVNYIKRYLSDVPSVQLTGLALFFIGPPALVYLFFTDFTTRLSTQPGSLEALGYLAILGIVNTALALILFFRLLKMTSPVVASSVTYIIPIVALFIGFLDGEQFFALHFVGMALIIGGVYIVNRR from the coding sequence ATGGGAGAAAAAAAACAGCGAACACTTGCCATCGTACTTTTACTAGCTACTTCCGTAATCTGGGGCAGCTCATTCATTCTGATAAAAAAAGGGCTTTTTGTTTATTCCGTTGAGCAGGTTGCATTACTTAGAATTTTATTCGCTTATATCGTTTTACTTCCAACCGCAATTTTTCACATAAAGAAATATTTAAAGCCTCATGGCTGGCAATTGTTTATTTCCGGGTTAACCGGCAATTTAATCCCTGCATTTTTATTTGCCAAGGCGCAAACTCAATTAGAAAGCGGAATTACTGGTGTGCTAAATGCATTAACTCCGTTGTTTACTTTACTGGTTGGCATTTTCCTGTTTCATTTAAAAATTTATCGAAAACAAGTGGCCGGTATTTTAATTGGCCTGGCCGGATCAATCGGTTTAAGTTTAATAAATAAAAGCGGGGCTCTTGGTACAATCAACTACTTTGTGTTTTTTGTAATTTTAGCCTCTTTTTTATATGGATTTAATGTTAACTATATCAAAAGATATCTGTCAGATGTACCTTCCGTTCAGTTAACCGGGCTTGCTTTGTTTTTTATTGGGCCGCCGGCTTTAGTTTATCTTTTTTTTACAGATTTTACCACTCGGCTTTCAACACAACCCGGCTCGCTTGAAGCTTTAGGTTATCTTGCGATTCTTGGAATAGTTAACACTGCATTAGCACTAATTTTGTTTTTTAGATTATTGAAAATGACCTCTCCGGTAGTTGCAAGTTCTGTCACTTACATAATTCCCATTGTTGCGCTATTTATAGGATTTTTGGATGGTGAACAATTTTTCGCACTTCATTTTGTTGGCATGGCTTTAATTATTGGTGGCGTTTATATCGTTAACAGGAGATAG
- a CDS encoding alpha/beta hydrolase, translating into MKTVFKIVGILAVIVIIAGGVIYYFMQQPMYKPGMVNQGQNLRSGLNPPSQIGQDSLFWQVEDDIKLYHTAQGSGEDVLIIHGGPGIPYAKHWSGLDSLLHNYAFHYYHQRGAGKSSKPFDKFQSQNYYDNMQLLERTLGLGAQIADIERIRQILGKEKLTLIGHSFGAFLASLYAAEFPERVKALVLIAPADVMVLPSETGLFEQVNSMLPEDERQNFAVFMEKYLDFSNLFSKSEKDLANNQIEFGRYYAMAIKSRGIQMPEFQMSENDIAGWAVYAMYFSMGQSHDYSSYFTEINVPTLVIHGGEDIQSEETSKKYNSYFSGSEFVKIENAGHFPFYSQPESFASAVNVFLEKTNLGK; encoded by the coding sequence ATGAAGACAGTGTTTAAAATAGTTGGAATCCTTGCAGTAATTGTAATTATTGCTGGCGGAGTTATTTACTATTTTATGCAACAGCCAATGTATAAGCCTGGTATGGTAAATCAGGGTCAGAACTTACGGTCCGGTTTAAATCCGCCTTCACAGATTGGGCAGGACAGTTTATTTTGGCAGGTTGAAGATGACATAAAATTGTATCACACTGCCCAAGGATCCGGAGAGGATGTTTTAATAATACATGGTGGTCCTGGAATTCCTTATGCTAAACATTGGTCAGGATTGGATTCCTTGCTTCACAACTATGCATTTCATTACTATCATCAACGGGGAGCGGGTAAGTCAAGCAAGCCGTTCGATAAATTTCAATCACAAAATTATTATGACAATATGCAGCTCCTGGAGAGAACTTTGGGTCTTGGAGCGCAAATAGCAGATATCGAAAGGATACGCCAGATACTGGGCAAAGAGAAACTAACGCTTATCGGCCACTCGTTTGGGGCTTTTTTAGCCTCGCTTTATGCTGCAGAATTCCCCGAACGGGTTAAGGCATTGGTACTTATAGCTCCGGCAGATGTAATGGTTTTGCCTTCAGAAACAGGTTTATTTGAACAGGTAAATTCTATGCTGCCAGAAGATGAGCGCCAAAACTTTGCTGTATTTATGGAAAAATATCTGGATTTTTCAAACCTGTTTTCCAAAAGTGAAAAAGACCTGGCCAATAATCAAATTGAGTTTGGCCGATATTATGCAATGGCTATAAAGTCACGAGGAATACAAATGCCGGAATTTCAAATGTCAGAAAATGATATTGCCGGATGGGCTGTTTATGCAATGTATTTTAGCATGGGCCAATCTCATGACTATAGTTCATACTTTACTGAAATTAATGTTCCAACATTGGTAATTCACGGCGGCGAAGATATACAATCGGAGGAAACGAGTAAAAAGTACAATAGCTATTTTAGTGGATCTGAATTTGTAAAGATTGAAAATGCCGGCCATTTTCCTTTTTACTCACAACCGGAGTCCTTTGCCAGTGCTGTTAATGTATTTTTGGAAAAAACAAATCTGGGGAAATAA
- a CDS encoding MerR family transcriptional regulator, with protein sequence MKELLFNIGEFSRMTGHTLKALRLYHEKGLLIPHRVDEFTNYRYYNSSNLDQARIISMLRSMDFSLVDIKTILENYDNDSDIITVLKNQKIKIDERISNLENITHRIDSIIQKEKPGKNNLFDGQFHVEEKTVPPMLIAGLRFKGAYPESAKYIGKLAANLRSNMCSPPFCLYYDGEYKENKADIEVCFQIKKDKKYSGINVRRTKKTKVLSLIHKGPYEELSRSYSKIIAEIKNQKRTMDLPIREIYLKAPGMVFKGNPQNYLTEIQICVRKNGDKNEDSV encoded by the coding sequence ATGAAAGAACTATTATTTAACATCGGTGAGTTTTCACGCATGACAGGGCATACTTTAAAAGCCTTGCGTTTGTATCATGAAAAAGGTTTGTTAATTCCTCACAGGGTGGATGAATTTACAAATTATCGCTATTATAATTCTTCAAACCTGGATCAGGCCAGGATTATTTCTATGCTGCGTTCGATGGATTTTAGCCTGGTGGATATAAAAACTATTCTTGAAAATTATGATAATGATTCAGATATCATCACAGTGTTGAAGAATCAAAAAATAAAAATAGATGAAAGAATATCAAATCTGGAAAACATAACCCATCGCATTGATTCAATTATCCAAAAAGAAAAGCCTGGCAAAAACAACCTGTTCGATGGACAGTTTCATGTTGAAGAAAAAACAGTTCCTCCAATGCTGATTGCAGGTTTACGTTTCAAAGGTGCGTATCCTGAATCGGCAAAGTATATTGGAAAACTTGCAGCTAATTTAAGAAGCAATATGTGCAGCCCACCGTTTTGCCTTTATTACGATGGCGAGTATAAAGAAAATAAAGCGGATATTGAAGTTTGTTTTCAAATAAAGAAAGACAAGAAATATTCAGGTATTAATGTTCGTCGCACAAAAAAAACAAAGGTTTTGTCTTTGATCCACAAAGGGCCATATGAAGAGTTAAGCCGTTCTTATTCAAAAATAATCGCTGAAATTAAAAACCAAAAACGGACAATGGATTTACCCATCAGGGAGATTTATTTAAAAGCACCGGGAATGGTTTTTAAGGGAAACCCTCAAAACTATTTAACAGAAATACAAATTTGTGTCAGAAAAAATGGAGACAAAAATGAAGACAGTGTTTAA
- a CDS encoding alpha/beta fold hydrolase: MNTPQWLDRNDYPFKSKILDLDDIGKMHYVDEGSGDPIVMVHGNPTWSYLYRHMIKGLSGNNRCIAMDHIGFGLSDKPHDWSYLPEQHAENLEALLENLDLENITLVVQDWGGPIGLSYALKHPQKIKNLVIMNTWVWPAKGDPHYEKFSGFMGGTIGQFLIRNFNFFAKVVMKKAYGDTSKLTKEIHSHYLNPLDTPAHRKGSWVFPKEIIGSNDWLEKLWSQREKIADKPSLILWGMKDIAFRENELNKWEDLLKKHTVKKLEDVGHFVQEELASEICPLIDDFINKK, encoded by the coding sequence ATGAATACTCCCCAATGGTTAGACAGAAATGATTATCCTTTTAAATCAAAAATTTTGGATTTGGATGATATTGGTAAAATGCATTATGTCGATGAAGGTAGCGGTGACCCAATTGTCATGGTTCATGGCAACCCAACCTGGTCTTATTTATACCGGCATATGATAAAAGGATTATCCGGCAATAACAGGTGTATTGCAATGGATCATATTGGGTTTGGGCTATCTGACAAACCACACGATTGGTCTTATCTTCCGGAACAACATGCTGAAAACCTTGAGGCTTTACTTGAAAACCTTGACCTCGAAAACATAACACTTGTGGTTCAGGATTGGGGTGGACCAATTGGGCTTTCGTACGCATTAAAGCACCCACAAAAAATAAAGAACCTGGTTATTATGAATACTTGGGTTTGGCCTGCTAAAGGAGACCCACATTATGAAAAATTTAGTGGATTTATGGGTGGTACAATTGGACAGTTCCTGATTAGGAATTTTAATTTTTTTGCAAAAGTCGTGATGAAAAAAGCCTATGGCGATACTTCAAAGCTCACCAAAGAAATTCACAGCCATTACCTAAATCCATTGGATACACCAGCACATAGAAAAGGCAGCTGGGTTTTTCCAAAAGAAATAATCGGATCAAATGATTGGTTAGAGAAACTGTGGTCTCAAAGGGAAAAGATTGCAGATAAACCGTCTCTTATCTTGTGGGGAATGAAAGATATTGCTTTCCGCGAAAATGAATTGAACAAATGGGAAGACCTGCTTAAAAAGCATACTGTAAAAAAACTAGAGGATGTAGGCCATTTTGTACAGGAAGAGCTGGCTTCCGAAATTTGCCCGCTAATAGATGATTTTATTAATAAAAAATAA
- a CDS encoding response regulator — protein MLVDFNSFDQIRQRVLLTGFVLGFVACTYASLELIYVKSHSSPIWVPTGFAFAILLIFGKRTLLSLAIGSFVSIILTRSFNDLPFYQTITIAAISAFGVYLQVLAGYKLLKYFKSEMDYLKDVRSTFIFATVSMVVGAIGATIGVSVRMIFSGFDFSIVSTLWTRWWMGDVVGLLVFSTLILSFYKKPKLDISFARLFEVLSLFTLIIVFTQMVFGEWIQDEISNSLPFLIIPILLWIAFRFSTRETSLAILIVAFIATWFTRNGMGPFMREDLALSLLVLQLYLGVITIMAIVMSVSVQERKRVKKEYSNISESLERRVSKRTDELATLNKELLIEVNQRKKAEAELKESQERNQALLLSLPDLIFLHDGDGKIIDYQAPDINMLYLEPQNFLGKPFESIFPADIANDLKLVFKKVFKTGQTQSYEYFLDIADQKSYFESRISLCGEDRLMSVVRDISDHKRAEQERGQLEDQVRHAQKLESLGVLAGGIAHDFNNLLTAIMGNTGLALMNIPDKSRAAKNLNNIEKASLRAADLCRQLLAYSGKGKFVVEAININELIKEMSKLLDVSISKKAKLSYNFSEPIPFFEADATQVRQVVMNLITNASEAIGNKGGKIVIKTGTHKCTKDYLSNSYFDDDLDEGDYIYYDVIDDGSGMSEETKSKLFDPFFTTKFTGRGLGLAAVIGIVRSHKGTIKIETEEGKGTRFRILFPISDIKLVKEKKPKEEYLIWQGSGTVLVVDDDESIRLLGKATLEQVGMNVITANDGKEAVEVFKQNSDEIKLVLMDMTMPHLSGDEAFKQIQKHRSDVKVILSSGYSEQEATQKFSNSGLGAFLQKPYKPSDLIIKVKNVLAG, from the coding sequence ATGTTAGTTGATTTTAACAGCTTTGATCAGATCAGGCAAAGGGTACTTTTAACAGGTTTTGTATTAGGTTTTGTTGCATGCACGTATGCAAGTTTAGAGTTGATTTACGTTAAAAGCCACTCATCTCCCATATGGGTACCAACGGGGTTTGCTTTCGCCATTTTACTTATTTTTGGAAAACGGACTTTGCTTTCCTTGGCAATTGGTTCATTCGTTTCCATTATTCTCACAAGAAGCTTTAATGACCTTCCATTCTACCAAACAATAACAATAGCAGCAATTTCGGCATTTGGTGTTTATTTACAAGTACTTGCGGGCTATAAACTTTTAAAGTATTTCAAAAGTGAAATGGATTATCTAAAAGATGTTCGTAGTACATTTATTTTCGCAACGGTTTCGATGGTTGTTGGGGCAATTGGTGCAACAATAGGCGTTTCAGTTAGAATGATTTTTTCGGGATTCGATTTTAGTATTGTATCAACCCTATGGACACGATGGTGGATGGGAGATGTAGTCGGATTGTTGGTTTTCAGTACCCTTATTTTAAGCTTTTATAAAAAACCGAAACTGGACATCTCATTTGCACGCTTATTTGAGGTACTTTCTCTTTTTACACTTATTATTGTTTTTACACAAATGGTTTTTGGGGAATGGATCCAAGATGAAATTAGCAATTCGTTGCCATTTTTGATTATTCCAATTCTGTTATGGATAGCATTTCGTTTTTCAACCAGAGAAACATCACTGGCAATATTGATTGTGGCATTTATAGCAACCTGGTTTACCAGAAACGGCATGGGCCCTTTTATGCGTGAAGATTTAGCCCTCTCGCTTTTGGTATTACAATTATATTTAGGGGTTATCACTATAATGGCAATTGTAATGTCAGTTTCAGTACAGGAAAGAAAACGTGTAAAAAAAGAATATTCCAATATAAGCGAGTCTCTGGAAAGACGAGTTTCAAAACGAACGGATGAGTTGGCAACCCTGAACAAAGAACTTCTTATCGAGGTAAATCAGCGTAAAAAAGCAGAAGCAGAATTAAAAGAAAGCCAGGAAAGAAACCAGGCTCTTTTGCTGTCTTTGCCGGATTTAATTTTTCTTCATGATGGTGATGGTAAAATAATTGACTACCAGGCGCCAGACATAAATATGTTATATTTAGAACCACAAAACTTCCTTGGCAAACCTTTTGAAAGTATTTTCCCGGCAGATATCGCAAATGATTTGAAATTGGTTTTTAAAAAAGTTTTCAAAACAGGGCAAACACAAAGTTATGAATATTTCCTAGATATAGCAGACCAGAAAAGCTATTTCGAATCCCGAATCAGCCTTTGCGGAGAAGACCGTCTGATGAGTGTTGTTCGTGATATATCTGATCATAAACGTGCAGAACAGGAACGGGGTCAACTTGAAGATCAGGTCCGCCATGCGCAAAAATTAGAAAGTTTGGGCGTATTGGCAGGCGGCATTGCACATGATTTTAACAACCTTTTAACTGCAATAATGGGTAATACAGGCCTGGCATTAATGAATATTCCGGATAAATCACGGGCCGCAAAAAACTTAAATAATATTGAAAAGGCTTCTTTGCGGGCTGCCGATTTATGTCGTCAATTACTAGCCTATTCCGGAAAAGGAAAATTTGTTGTTGAAGCAATAAATATAAATGAGCTTATAAAAGAAATGTCTAAGCTGCTTGATGTTTCCATATCTAAAAAAGCAAAGTTGAGTTATAATTTTTCTGAACCGATCCCGTTTTTTGAAGCAGATGCAACCCAGGTTCGCCAAGTTGTAATGAACTTAATTACAAATGCTTCGGAGGCGATAGGAAATAAAGGGGGTAAAATTGTAATTAAAACGGGAACCCATAAATGCACAAAAGACTATTTAAGTAACTCTTATTTTGATGACGATCTTGATGAAGGCGATTATATCTACTACGATGTTATCGATGATGGAAGTGGCATGTCTGAGGAGACAAAATCAAAATTGTTTGACCCGTTTTTTACAACAAAATTTACCGGGAGAGGCTTAGGGCTTGCAGCAGTTATTGGTATTGTACGCAGCCACAAAGGAACTATAAAAATTGAGACTGAAGAAGGAAAAGGGACACGCTTCCGTATTTTGTTTCCCATCTCAGATATCAAACTTGTTAAAGAGAAAAAACCAAAAGAAGAATATTTAATTTGGCAGGGAAGTGGAACAGTTTTGGTCGTTGATGATGATGAGTCTATCCGCCTGTTGGGCAAAGCTACTCTGGAACAAGTTGGAATGAATGTTATTACTGCAAATGATGGCAAAGAAGCTGTTGAAGTTTTCAAGCAAAATTCGGATGAAATTAAACTTGTTTTAATGGATATGACAATGCCGCATCTTAGTGGTGATGAGGCATTTAAACAAATACAAAAACACCGTTCGGATGTTAAGGTCATTTTATCCAGCGGATACAGCGAGCAAGAGGCAACTCAAAAATTCAGCAACTCGGGCTTAGGTGCCTTTCTACAAAAACCTTATAAACCATCCGATCTGATTATTAAAGTAAAAAATGTTCTTGCAGGTTAG